A DNA window from Setaria viridis chromosome 2, Setaria_viridis_v4.0, whole genome shotgun sequence contains the following coding sequences:
- the LOC140221888 gene encoding uncharacterized protein, with translation MAPTATQEEGGQASGSRSRAGRRHTPTPAVTDSPSGAFIAAGQEEKIKATPEESERERWKRKRARAAADNRGADEEVEKKGARSTEAAAAADSASTGEWHPSSAHVCAWNQLKLVTIDPYVPRSCMVTKHLVAVRESATEIVLEGAKVIFSFSSNVDGELMAQSSGFLIDWDEDSKMGTVLTSALLICTKYPSLDKWLATGEYLPNAELSSHTNCVCVHLLDKDETTVPARLLHYDKHFNIDLFKVHVDSCAKIPSFNSEVRYGQEVSVLGRDKDLNLNINHGRVQFNSPTIYEIHHYMFMGCIINQFGIGGPVIDFNGQVFGVVSIPGMGFIHSSIILKCLDMWKKFDCVPWLHIRMKFSAMKFLDPARVENIFHKCNISSGLIVAKVSLGSVVEKSGIIIGDIIVSINRECIATTVEVDVFHTLKGSTRTINLRLNITDEVEVFAKGNYLVSARDCA, from the exons ATGGCACCGACCGCCACGCAAGAGGAGGGGGGACAGGCTTCGGGATCCCGGTCTAGGGCAGGGCGGCGGCACACCCCGACGCCCGCGGTGACCGACTCGCCGAGCGGCGCCTTCATCGCAGCGGGGCAGGAGGAAAAAATTAAAGCCACCCCGGAGGAATCCGAGAGGGAGAGGTGGAAGCGGAAGAGAGCTAGGGCGGCGGCCGACAACAGAGGCGCGGATGAAGAGGTCGAGAAGAAAGGCGCCAGGAGCACGgaggctgctgcggcggcggactcTGCCTCAACTGGCGAATGGCATCCCTCCTCTGCG CATGTATGTGCATGGAACCAACTCAAGCTGGTCACAATTGATCCATATGTGCCTCGTTCATGTATGGTAACGAAACATTTGGTTGCTGTTCGTGAGTCTGCAACTGAAATAGTTCTTGAAGGAGCCAAAGTTATTTTTAGCTTTTCATCCAATGTCG ATGGTGAACTGATGGCACAGTCATCTGGCTTTCTCATTGATTGGGACGAGGACAGTAAAATGGGCACTGTTTTGACTTCTGCACTTTTAATCTGCACAAAGTATCCATCTCTAGACAAGTGGTTAGCTACAGGAGAGTATCTGCCTAATGCTGAGCTGAGCTCACATACAAACTGC GTTTGCGTCCATCTATTGGATAAAGATGAGACGACTGTACCTGCACGTTTGCTCCATTATGACAAGCACTTCAACATTGATCTATTTAAGGTTCATGTGGACTCATGTGCTAAAATTCCTAGCTTCAACAGTGAGGTGAGGTATGGTCAGGAAGTGTCCGTGCTCGGTAGAGACAAAGATCTGAATCTGAACATTAATCATGGGAGAGTTCAATTCAACAGCCCAACTATATACGAAATACATCACTATATGTTCATGGGTTGTATCATTAATCAG TTTGGTATTGGAGGACCGGTGATTGACTTTAATGGACAAGTTTTTGGGGTGGTTAGTATTCCAGGAATGGGATTTATCCATTCCTCCATTATTCTGAAGTGTTTGGACATGTGGAAGAAATTTGA TTGTGTCCCTTGGCTGCATATAAGGATGAAGTTTTCAGCAATGAAATTTCTAGATCCAGCTCGTGTGGAGAACATATTCCACAAGTGTAACATTAGTTCAGGTCTAATTGTTGCAAAG GTGTCCCTTGGATCAGTTGTTGAGAAATCAGGCATTATAATTGGTGATATCATTGTGTCCATCAACAGAGAGTGCATTGCCACTACTGTTGAG GTTGATGTATTCCACACGCTCAAAGGTTCCACCCGCACAATAAATTTGAGATTAAATATAACAGATGAAGTGGAGGTGTTTGCCAAAG GCAATTACCTGGTCTCTGCTAGAGATTGTGCCTAG